In Mus musculus strain C57BL/6J chromosome 9, GRCm38.p6 C57BL/6J, one genomic interval encodes:
- the Olfr862 gene encoding olfactory receptor 862 isoform X1: protein MEPYNLTGALEFLLLGLSEDPELQPVLFALFLLIYLLTVLGNVLIILAISSDSHLHSPMYFFLYNLSLSDMGFSSTTIPKMLINMQTHNKSITYAACLTQVSFFTLFGCMDSLLLTVMAYDRWVAICRPLYYQVILNPGLCRRLVLMLFFISYMNSLVHYFIVSQLKFCTNMEIPHFFCDIPELLKLACSDTSINNLFRFLLSIIFGFLPVSGIFYSYYKIISSIIRVPSLLGKYKAFSTCGSHLSVVCLFYGTGLEAYLSSTISRSTRENMLASVIYTMRVPMINPFIYSLRNRAMKKALQKIFS, encoded by the coding sequence ATGGAACCATATAATTTAACAGGTGCCTTGGAATTCCTGTTACTTGGTCTCTCAGAGGACCCTGAACTGCAGCCCGTCTTATTTGCACTATTCCTGCTCATATACCTGCTCACTGTGCTTGGAAATGTGCTCATCATCTTGGCCATCAGCTCTGATTCCCACCTCCACAGCCCAATGTACTTCTTTCTCTACAACCTTTCATTGTCTGACATGGGCTTCAGCAGCACTACCATCCCCAAAATGCTGATAAACATGCAGACCCATAACAAATCGATAACGTATGCAGCCTGCCTAACTCAGGTGTCTTTCTTCACTCTTTTTGGGTGTATGGACAGCCTACTACTGACTGTGATGGCCTATGACCGATGGGTAGCCATTTGTCGCCCTCTATACTACCAAGTCATTCTGAACCCCGGCCTGTGTAGACGTTTGGTCCTCATGTTATTTTTCATTAGCTATATGAATTCACTGGTACACTACTTCATAGTTTCACAACTAAAATTCTGCACTAATATGGAAATCCCTCATTTCTTCTGTGATATTCCAGAGCTTCTAAAACTTGCCTGTTCTGACACCTCTATCAATAATTTATTCAGGTTTCTTTTAAGCATCATTTTTGGTTTTCTCCCTGTCTCAGGGATCTTTTACTcatactataaaattatttcctccATTATTAGAGTTCCATCATTGTTAGGGAAATATAAAGCATTCTCTACCTGTGGATCTCACCTGTcagttgtttgcttattttatggAACAGGTCTTGAAGCATACCTTAGTTCAACTATTTCTAGATCAACCAGGGAAAATATGCTGGCTTCAGTAATATATACCATGAGAGTTCCCATGATAAACCCCTTCATCTACAGCCTGAGGAACAGGGCCATGAAAAAGGCCCTCCAGAAAATTTTCAGCTGA